In a genomic window of Arthrobacter woluwensis:
- the trpC gene encoding indole-3-glycerol phosphate synthase TrpC — protein MTVLDDIIAGVREDLEARRQSQAAIEDAARAAAPARDAWAALGGGQPDAGLKVIAEIKRRSPSKGELAGIVDPAALAEQYVSGGASVISVLTEQRRFNGSLADLDAVRARVDVPLLRKDFTVDEYQIWEARAHGADLILLIAAALDDAQLKDFSDLAHELGMNVLLETHTLEEIERAAAVEARIIGVNVRNLKTLDVDRGVFGGLASAIPAGAIAVAESGVRGVEDAVHYASQGAQALLVGEALVTTDDPRRLLQDFREAGTRAMPARRG, from the coding sequence GTGACTGTCCTCGACGACATCATCGCGGGGGTCCGCGAAGACCTTGAGGCCCGCCGGCAGTCGCAGGCTGCGATCGAGGACGCCGCGCGCGCCGCGGCCCCCGCGCGGGACGCCTGGGCCGCGCTCGGCGGAGGCCAGCCCGACGCCGGGCTGAAGGTCATCGCGGAGATCAAGCGCCGCAGCCCCTCCAAGGGCGAGCTGGCCGGGATCGTCGATCCTGCGGCACTCGCGGAGCAGTACGTCTCCGGGGGAGCATCCGTCATCTCGGTACTGACCGAGCAGCGCCGCTTCAACGGCAGCCTCGCCGATCTTGACGCGGTGCGCGCCCGGGTGGACGTGCCACTGCTCCGCAAGGACTTCACGGTGGACGAGTACCAGATCTGGGAGGCCCGTGCCCACGGCGCCGACCTCATCCTGCTGATCGCCGCCGCTCTCGATGACGCTCAGCTCAAGGACTTCAGCGACCTCGCCCACGAACTGGGCATGAATGTGCTGCTGGAGACCCACACGCTCGAGGAGATCGAGCGTGCTGCGGCCGTGGAAGCTCGCATCATCGGCGTCAACGTCCGCAATCTGAAGACCCTCGACGTCGACCGCGGCGTCTTCGGCGGCCTCGCCTCGGCCATTCCGGCCGGAGCGATCGCCGTGGCGGAGTCCGGGGTCCGCGGAGTCGAGGATGCCGTGCACTATGCGTCCCAGGGCGCGCAGGCGCTCCTGGTGGGCGAGGCGCTCGTCACCACCGATGACCCGCGCCGGCTGCTCCAGGACTTCCGGGAGGCAGGCACCCGTGCCATGCCGGCCCGGCGCGGCTGA
- the trpA gene encoding tryptophan synthase subunit alpha, whose product MIHSKAAAAIDKAKAEGRSALIGYLPAGYPDVQTSIDAGIALAENGADIIEIGIPYSDPVMDGPVIQAATTEALANGFHVASVFDVVKGITEASDAAVVVMTYWNPVMRLGVDEFARRLAEAGGAGLVTPDLIPDEAAEWVAASDKYSLDRIFLVAPSSTPERLSMTVQASRGFVYAVSVMGVTGARGAVSNLAESLVAATHAAGAERVCVGLGVSRAEHVREIASYADGVIVGSALVSALRDGGVPAVAQLTQELSAGFTPAG is encoded by the coding sequence ATGATCCACTCCAAGGCCGCGGCCGCCATCGACAAGGCGAAGGCCGAGGGGCGTTCCGCCCTGATCGGCTACCTGCCCGCCGGATACCCGGATGTCCAGACGAGCATCGACGCCGGCATCGCGCTGGCGGAGAACGGCGCGGACATCATCGAGATCGGCATCCCGTACTCGGACCCCGTCATGGACGGCCCGGTCATCCAGGCCGCGACCACCGAGGCCCTCGCGAACGGCTTCCACGTGGCGAGCGTCTTCGATGTCGTCAAGGGCATCACGGAGGCGAGCGACGCCGCCGTCGTGGTCATGACCTACTGGAACCCGGTCATGCGGCTGGGCGTCGACGAATTCGCGCGGCGGCTGGCGGAAGCCGGGGGAGCAGGCCTGGTCACGCCGGACCTCATCCCCGATGAGGCGGCCGAGTGGGTCGCCGCGTCGGACAAGTACTCGCTGGACCGCATCTTCCTGGTGGCGCCGTCCTCCACGCCGGAGCGCCTCAGCATGACGGTCCAGGCCAGCCGCGGCTTCGTGTACGCCGTCTCGGTCATGGGCGTCACCGGCGCCCGCGGCGCGGTGAGCAACCTCGCCGAGAGCCTCGTGGCGGCCACCCACGCCGCCGGCGCGGAACGCGTGTGCGTCGGGCTGGGCGTGTCCCGGGCCGAGCACGTCCGGGAGATCGCCTCTTACGCCGATGGCGTGATCGTGGGCTCCGCCCTGGTCTCGGCCCTCCGCGACGGCGGCGTCCCCGCCGTCGCGCAGCTCACTCAGGAACTCAGCGCCGGATTCACCCCGGCCGGATAG
- a CDS encoding Trp biosynthesis-associated membrane protein produces the protein MSRPAAPRWSRKGTVVLVTVLCAVAVFGTTTQSWVNVVLAQSGVRMPDLHVAGSKAATAVTALAVVAVAGAIASSIAGRIARWVVAVAIALSGIGIVSAGLTVLNDPRAAAQGEISRQTGVANGPADVSLTSFPLVAVICGALLILCAVWLILASRHWAGSSKYDGAAGRSRAAAKGSAGPSTAAEEAADDEPLDAIDSWDQLSKGHDPS, from the coding sequence ATGAGCCGCCCCGCAGCTCCCCGCTGGTCACGTAAGGGCACCGTCGTGCTGGTGACGGTGCTGTGCGCCGTCGCCGTCTTCGGCACCACGACTCAGAGCTGGGTGAACGTCGTCCTGGCGCAGAGCGGTGTCAGGATGCCGGATCTCCACGTCGCCGGCAGCAAGGCCGCGACGGCGGTCACGGCCCTCGCGGTGGTGGCGGTCGCCGGCGCCATCGCCAGCAGCATCGCGGGCCGCATCGCCCGATGGGTGGTCGCGGTGGCGATCGCCCTGTCCGGGATCGGGATCGTCTCGGCCGGCCTGACCGTGCTGAACGACCCCCGTGCCGCGGCACAGGGCGAGATCAGCCGCCAGACCGGCGTCGCGAACGGACCGGCGGACGTCAGCCTGACGTCCTTCCCCCTGGTCGCGGTGATCTGCGGCGCGCTGCTCATCCTGTGCGCGGTGTGGCTGATTCTCGCCTCGCGCCATTGGGCGGGGAGCTCGAAATACGACGGCGCCGCGGGCCGGTCCCGCGCGGCCGCGAAGGGCTCCGCGGGCCCCTCCACCGCAGCCGAGGAGGCCGCCGACGACGAGCCTCTGGACGCGATCGACAGCTGGGATCAGCTCAGCAAGGGGCACGACCCCAGCTAG
- the lgt gene encoding prolipoprotein diacylglyceryl transferase, whose product MQTALMATQLTASIPSPSWSGFELGPFSIRAYALCILLGIVVGLWLTAVRWKRRGTPEGSLWDIAIWAIPFGIIGGRLYHVVSSPAQYFGPNFDGTGDLSLIPQIWRGGLGIWGAVVLGAVGAWIGCRRSGVKLSAFMDAAAPGLLLAQAIGRWGNWFNQELFGAPTDLPWGLQIDPQNPNFPADAAPGTLFHPTFLYESLWNLIGVVILLLLDRRFHFRRARLFALYAAYYCLGRVWIELLRIDDAEHITLFGVTTRLNVWTSIFVLIAALLYFVIAGFGRSKRGDTPYLKGREPEPEAPAGSHEPEVTIQDAEGSVSDGGPRGSVAATPSDAATDDDPAAAQPEADATPQSAGPEASSSSTDQESRN is encoded by the coding sequence ATGCAGACCGCCCTGATGGCGACCCAGCTCACTGCCAGCATCCCCAGCCCCAGCTGGTCGGGGTTCGAGCTGGGACCGTTCAGCATCAGGGCGTACGCCCTGTGCATCCTGCTCGGCATCGTGGTGGGCCTCTGGCTCACTGCGGTCCGCTGGAAGCGCCGTGGCACGCCGGAGGGCAGCCTGTGGGACATCGCCATCTGGGCGATCCCGTTCGGCATCATCGGCGGTCGCCTCTATCATGTGGTCTCCTCGCCGGCGCAGTACTTCGGCCCGAACTTCGACGGCACGGGTGACCTCAGCCTGATCCCGCAGATCTGGCGTGGTGGCCTGGGCATCTGGGGCGCGGTGGTCCTGGGCGCGGTCGGCGCGTGGATCGGCTGCCGCCGGTCCGGGGTGAAGCTCAGCGCGTTCATGGACGCGGCGGCGCCCGGCCTGCTCCTCGCTCAGGCGATCGGCCGTTGGGGCAACTGGTTCAACCAGGAGCTCTTCGGCGCGCCCACGGACCTGCCGTGGGGCCTGCAGATCGACCCGCAGAACCCGAACTTCCCCGCCGACGCGGCCCCGGGCACCCTGTTCCACCCGACGTTCCTCTACGAGAGCCTCTGGAACCTGATCGGCGTCGTCATCCTGCTGCTGCTGGACCGCCGGTTCCACTTCCGCCGTGCCCGCCTCTTCGCCCTGTACGCCGCGTACTACTGCCTGGGCCGCGTCTGGATCGAACTGCTCCGGATCGACGACGCCGAGCACATCACCCTCTTCGGCGTCACCACCCGCCTCAACGTCTGGACGAGCATCTTCGTGCTCATCGCGGCCCTGCTGTACTTCGTGATCGCCGGTTTCGGACGCTCGAAGCGGGGCGACACACCGTACCTGAAGGGTCGCGAACCGGAGCCCGAAGCGCCGGCCGGTAGTCACGAACCGGAAGTTACCATCCAGGATGCGGAAGGTTCCGTCTCAGATGGTGGTCCTCGTGGTAGTGTCGCTGCAACACCGAGCGATGCTGCAACCGATGATGACCCTGCAGCAGCCCAGCCCGAAGCGGACGCCACCCCCCAGTCCGCGGGCCCGGAAGCCTCCTCCTCGTCCACCGACCAGGAATCCCGGAACTGA
- a CDS encoding HGxxPAAW family protein produces MFPASQSTESHADEIGHGNSPAAWTCVAIMLVGALVSSIAFVLASAPVFWGGIGVMVIGLLAGFAMRKAGYGVGGSKLKNSH; encoded by the coding sequence CTGTTTCCGGCCAGCCAGTCCACCGAGTCCCACGCGGACGAGATCGGACACGGCAACAGCCCGGCTGCCTGGACCTGCGTGGCCATCATGCTGGTGGGCGCCCTGGTTTCGTCCATCGCCTTCGTCCTGGCCAGCGCGCCGGTCTTCTGGGGCGGCATCGGCGTCATGGTGATCGGCCTCCTGGCCGGTTTCGCCATGCGCAAGGCCGGTTACGGCGTCGGCGGCAGCAAGCTCAAGAACAGCCACTGA
- a CDS encoding anthranilate synthase component I, whose amino-acid sequence MLETTALNPSLNEFRTLAREHRVISVTLKVLADAETPISLYRKLALDADGAAKPGTFLFESAAVGGSWSRYSFIGAHSRATLTTRDGEAFWQGEPPQGVPTSGNPAEALRLTLEALRTERHADLPPLTSGLVGFVGWETVRHWERLVHPPQDDLNLPELALNLVSDIAVHDNVDGSVLLVANAINMDDSPERVDEAYQDAVMRLDAMLERLQRPAAPAIAALAPSRDYQESVQHRWPEAQYLEAIDRGKEAIRDGEVFQVVISRRFELDCASSALDVYRMLRNSNPSPYMYLCNFEDPQGREYAIVGSSPEALVTVTDREVITHPIAGSRPRGKTHDADVALAEELLADTKERAEHLMLVDLSRNDLSRVCTAGTVDVTQFMEVERFSHIMHLVSTVVGQLAPGSTAYDVLASTFPAGTLSGAPKPRALSLLDELEPHRRSVYGGVVGYLDFAGDMDMAIAIRTALLLDGKAYVQAGGGIVADSHKPDEALETVNKAAAPLRAAHLASALRDAEPGLAASLTEGQ is encoded by the coding sequence GTGCTGGAGACCACCGCCCTGAACCCCAGCCTGAATGAGTTCCGGACCCTGGCGCGCGAGCACCGGGTGATCTCGGTGACGCTGAAGGTCCTGGCCGACGCGGAGACGCCGATCAGCCTGTACCGCAAGCTCGCCCTCGACGCTGACGGCGCCGCGAAGCCGGGCACGTTCCTCTTCGAATCCGCCGCGGTCGGCGGGTCCTGGAGCCGCTACTCGTTCATCGGCGCGCACAGCCGGGCCACGCTGACGACGCGCGACGGCGAGGCCTTCTGGCAGGGAGAGCCTCCCCAGGGCGTGCCCACCTCGGGGAACCCGGCCGAGGCCCTCCGCCTCACCCTCGAAGCGCTGCGCACCGAGCGCCACGCGGATCTGCCGCCGCTGACGTCGGGCCTCGTCGGCTTCGTCGGCTGGGAGACCGTCCGCCACTGGGAACGCCTGGTGCACCCGCCGCAGGACGACTTGAACCTGCCGGAACTGGCCCTCAACCTGGTGAGCGACATCGCGGTCCACGACAACGTGGACGGTTCGGTGCTGCTCGTGGCGAACGCCATCAACATGGACGACAGTCCGGAACGGGTGGACGAGGCCTATCAGGACGCGGTCATGCGCCTCGACGCCATGCTGGAGCGCCTGCAGCGTCCGGCCGCACCGGCCATCGCCGCCCTGGCTCCCAGCCGCGACTACCAGGAATCCGTGCAGCACCGCTGGCCCGAAGCGCAGTATCTCGAAGCCATCGACCGCGGCAAGGAGGCCATCCGCGACGGCGAGGTCTTCCAGGTGGTCATCTCCCGGCGCTTCGAGCTCGACTGCGCGTCGAGTGCGCTGGACGTCTACCGGATGCTGCGCAACAGCAACCCCAGCCCGTACATGTACCTCTGCAACTTCGAGGATCCTCAGGGCCGTGAGTACGCGATCGTCGGCTCCAGCCCCGAAGCGCTCGTGACGGTCACGGACCGCGAGGTGATCACGCACCCGATCGCCGGATCCCGTCCGCGCGGCAAGACCCATGACGCCGACGTCGCGCTGGCCGAGGAGCTCCTCGCGGACACGAAGGAACGTGCCGAGCACCTCATGCTCGTGGACCTGTCCCGCAACGACCTCTCTCGGGTCTGCACCGCGGGCACCGTGGATGTCACGCAGTTCATGGAGGTGGAGCGTTTCAGCCACATCATGCACCTGGTCTCCACCGTGGTGGGGCAGCTCGCCCCGGGCTCCACGGCCTACGACGTGCTCGCCTCCACCTTCCCGGCCGGCACGCTCTCCGGCGCCCCGAAGCCGCGGGCGCTGAGTCTCCTGGACGAACTGGAGCCGCACCGGCGCAGCGTCTACGGGGGAGTGGTCGGATATCTCGACTTCGCCGGAGACATGGACATGGCCATCGCCATCCGCACGGCCCTCCTGCTGGACGGCAAGGCGTACGTTCAGGCCGGCGGCGGCATCGTCGCCGATTCCCACAAGCCGGACGAAGCGCTGGAGACCGTGAACAAGGCCGCCGCGCCGCTGCGTGCCGCGCACCTCGCCTCCGCCCTGCGGGACGCGGAGCCCGGCCTCGCGGCGTCGCTCACGGAAGGTCAGTGA
- the hisI gene encoding phosphoribosyl-AMP cyclohydrolase translates to MSEQPIPPLPGASAASEPTTGLGPDVVSRLKRDDHGLVAVIIQQHDSGEVLMLGWMDDEALRRTLTTGRVTFWSRSRQEYWRKGDTSGHVQWVKSVALDCDGDALLVRVDQVGAACHTGTRTCFDGRELPAVVGSREDEQPTEDPAADAATTEGAR, encoded by the coding sequence ATGTCTGAACAGCCCATTCCCCCTCTTCCCGGCGCTTCCGCAGCCTCTGAGCCGACCACCGGGCTCGGCCCTGACGTGGTGTCGCGCCTCAAGCGCGACGACCACGGCCTGGTGGCGGTCATCATCCAGCAGCATGACAGTGGAGAAGTCCTCATGCTCGGCTGGATGGACGACGAAGCGCTCCGCCGCACGCTCACCACGGGACGGGTCACCTTCTGGTCCCGCTCGCGGCAGGAGTACTGGCGCAAGGGGGACACCTCGGGCCATGTGCAGTGGGTCAAGTCCGTCGCCCTCGACTGCGACGGCGACGCCCTGCTGGTGCGCGTCGACCAGGTGGGCGCCGCCTGCCACACGGGAACGCGGACCTGCTTCGACGGCCGGGAGCTGCCCGCCGTCGTCGGGTCCCGGGAGGACGAACAGCCGACAGAGGACCCGGCCGCAGACGCCGCGACGACGGAAGGTGCACGCTAG
- the trpB gene encoding tryptophan synthase subunit beta, whose amino-acid sequence MAENASQNPGQGAAEEQAFGDPAEAFLAGRLAEQAEGGSATDHGPLRHAEGPYFGEYGGRWMPESLIAALDELEDTFNKARLDPDFLAEISELNKNYSGRPSLLTEAKRFSEHAGGARVFLKREDLNHTGSHKINNVLGQALLAKRMGKTRVIAETGAGQHGVASATAAALMGLECVVYMGAEDCRRQALNVARMQLLGATVIPVTNGSQTLKDAINEALRDWVTNVDNTHYLLGTAAGAHPFPAMVRFFHEVIGDEAREQILTQTGRLPDAVCACIGGGSNAIGIFHGFLDDPEVAIYGFEAGGDGVETGRHAATITLGRPGVLHGARSYLMQDEDGQTVESHSISAGLDYPGVGPEHSYLHDIGRVTYEPITDTEAMDAFKVLSQTEGIIPAIESSHALAGAIKVGQRLTEGKEDPSEVIIVVNLSGRGDKDVQTAAEWFDMLDEDGNVRGTTLSTRHSTTGEESPA is encoded by the coding sequence ATGGCGGAGAACGCATCGCAGAACCCCGGGCAGGGCGCGGCTGAAGAGCAGGCCTTCGGGGACCCCGCTGAGGCATTCCTGGCGGGACGGCTGGCGGAGCAGGCCGAGGGCGGCAGCGCCACGGACCACGGCCCCTTGCGTCACGCCGAAGGTCCCTACTTCGGTGAGTACGGCGGCCGCTGGATGCCCGAATCCCTCATCGCCGCTCTGGATGAGCTGGAGGACACCTTCAACAAGGCCCGGCTGGATCCCGATTTCCTCGCGGAGATCTCCGAGCTGAACAAGAACTACTCGGGCCGCCCGAGCCTGCTCACCGAGGCCAAGCGCTTCTCCGAGCACGCCGGTGGCGCCCGCGTCTTCCTCAAGCGCGAAGACCTCAACCACACCGGTTCGCACAAGATCAACAACGTGCTGGGTCAGGCCCTGCTCGCCAAGCGCATGGGTAAGACCCGTGTGATCGCCGAGACCGGCGCGGGTCAGCACGGCGTCGCCTCGGCCACGGCCGCCGCCCTCATGGGTCTGGAGTGCGTCGTCTACATGGGTGCCGAGGACTGCCGCCGTCAGGCCCTCAACGTGGCCCGCATGCAGCTGCTGGGCGCCACGGTCATCCCCGTCACGAACGGCTCCCAGACGCTGAAGGACGCCATCAACGAGGCGCTCCGCGACTGGGTGACCAATGTGGACAACACCCACTACCTCCTCGGCACCGCGGCCGGAGCCCACCCGTTCCCGGCCATGGTCCGCTTCTTCCACGAGGTCATCGGCGACGAGGCCCGCGAGCAGATCCTGACCCAGACGGGCCGTCTTCCGGACGCGGTCTGCGCCTGCATCGGCGGCGGCTCGAACGCGATCGGCATCTTCCACGGCTTCCTCGACGACCCCGAGGTCGCCATCTACGGCTTCGAGGCCGGCGGCGACGGCGTGGAGACCGGCCGGCACGCGGCGACCATCACGCTGGGCCGCCCCGGCGTGCTGCACGGCGCGCGCTCCTACCTGATGCAGGACGAGGACGGCCAGACGGTCGAGTCCCACTCCATCTCCGCGGGCCTGGACTACCCGGGCGTCGGGCCGGAGCACTCCTATCTGCACGACATCGGCCGCGTGACGTACGAGCCGATCACGGACACCGAAGCGATGGACGCCTTCAAGGTGCTGTCGCAGACCGAGGGCATCATCCCCGCCATCGAGTCATCCCACGCCCTCGCCGGCGCCATCAAGGTCGGCCAGCGGCTGACCGAGGGCAAGGAGGACCCCAGCGAGGTCATCATCGTCGTCAACCTGTCGGGCCGCGGTGACAAGGACGTCCAGACCGCCGCCGAGTGGTTCGACATGCTCGACGAGGACGGCAACGTCCGCGGCACCACGCTTTCCACACGTCACAGCACCACGGGTGAGGAGTCCCCGGCATGA
- a CDS encoding TIGR03085 family metal-binding protein — translation MRFVAPSREFLAETLLAAGPDAPTLCEGWKTRHLLAHLHLRETSPRLALGLAVKALAPASDQAIEELASTLDDGAYVKLVEQFRAGPSRFSPWGIPAFAELANLAEFFVHAEDVRRAGDRWAPRALDDAYAEALWADLVKRAALLYRGVDLGIVLVRPNGPRHVARRAPDSVAILGDPAELMMHAYGRASHALVSFEGQPDAVALLRSATLGA, via the coding sequence ATGCGTTTTGTGGCCCCCTCCCGAGAATTCCTGGCCGAGACTTTGCTCGCGGCCGGTCCCGACGCGCCCACCCTCTGTGAGGGGTGGAAGACGCGGCACCTGCTGGCGCACCTGCACCTCCGGGAGACCAGCCCCCGGCTCGCCCTGGGCCTCGCGGTCAAGGCCCTGGCGCCCGCCTCGGACCAGGCGATCGAGGAGCTCGCGTCCACCCTGGATGATGGCGCGTACGTCAAGCTCGTGGAGCAGTTCCGCGCCGGACCGTCCCGTTTCTCGCCGTGGGGCATTCCCGCGTTCGCCGAGCTGGCCAATCTCGCGGAGTTCTTCGTGCACGCCGAGGACGTCCGCCGTGCCGGGGACCGCTGGGCGCCCCGGGCCCTCGATGACGCCTACGCCGAGGCACTCTGGGCGGATCTGGTGAAGCGCGCCGCCCTCCTGTACCGCGGCGTCGATCTGGGCATCGTGCTCGTGCGCCCTAACGGGCCACGGCACGTCGCCCGCCGCGCTCCGGACTCGGTCGCCATCCTGGGCGATCCGGCCGAGCTGATGATGCACGCCTACGGCCGCGCCTCGCATGCGTTGGTGTCCTTCGAAGGCCAGCCCGACGCCGTCGCCCTGCTGCGGTCGGCGACGCTCGGAGCCTGA